From one Henningerozyma blattae CBS 6284 chromosome 1, complete genome genomic stretch:
- the FAB1 gene encoding 1-phosphatidylinositol-3-phosphate 5-kinase (similar to Saccharomyces cerevisiae FAB1 (YFR019W); ancestral locus Anc_1.360), translating to MNEEDGEEKLVSFGNKSGAIGPVIPHPQDRKIVSEFLPVQVLQPKTTTDLDTNPVLSNISVPKQINIDMDIDSPIVENSILPFQEQVNPTVNFENSTNDITNPKPQASLYSNASQSLTEHGSSILNLQIPLQTDIIIPSSESNVSIPAAHTMTNSIQVDSPTKRLTPLTVDLFEQQGTKNININMNMNNDSSIDLNRKFPNSKDSLSISPNGYGKSLKFSLNSDANKIRSSIYESKSTVKAIPIRKSSGTFKQHHMENEDSASTRSTPSSMTASLSRSFLFAFYNTNRQKNKKQAGILSKEYWMKDESAKECFSCAKTFNTFRRKHHCRMCGQIFCSACTLLMTGEKFGYNGKMRVCYNCSKNIENYQDSSDDEEDISYAADKISQSGNIENTSHSIPQGTPEIPQDDRNGLNSNIGRSLNTGNPELEQLQQKILLLQDDDVHSIITSGDDSKLFIQTPPPPPRMTIPATKQGGSLEIFFDNSSVSMGKNLSQQSILSGIGIRDRYTLRDIDLIQTSPQFQFHADDQSVNKSPPFQNRTKKRASMNSLRRSIFNYVGNNTRQYFENSPPNYAADSIIGNINRKNFKFEFNYMPKNTQNPLSHESSSETVLSLPQKESSNNTESQNTFNEHIDSSEDEGSMSIYSSLHDISHSDNPIRSMRNSSRSSQRAQASLQRMRTRRKSRSKGASNSSLSAYRNFQTFTHSTPNLISVVSDDDHYKFSHTSPTKIPGKVGNGNIFRRLSSMSGVKYSKEAVHELNEVALLHMNSLLEQVLGDQDLLDTQTWVTLLTQLLKKVQTIELTTKYLNTLDFRQTFVKIKRIPGGSISDCEYIQGVVFSKSLPSKTMPKYVANPRILLIMFPLEYQKNENQFLSLRTVFDQEKEYLDKLVLRLTSLSPDIIFVGANVSGYALDLLDKAGVVVQYGIKPQVMERIARVTESDIAISIDKLAANVKMGECESFEVKSFIYGNVCKTYTFLRGCNGSLGSTILLRGAANDVLRKIKDVTEFMVYAVFSLKLESSFFNDNFIHLSTDFYLREKIGEHSLISSGYFSDFLDQFNRRILSVSPSVEFPIPYLLQKARTLELQVLDKKHAFTKYMKDTSFSPDILPHSVSQLGIASTLTQSEIKYLVKFMHQKELEFLELEFERRSHQWEVSYSLSNNMLGTGSHQSITVLYSMVSKKTATPCTGPQIVTIDYFWDSDISIGQFIENVVGTATYPCRQGCDCLLIDHYRSYVHGSGKVDVLIEKFQTRIPRLADIILTWSYCKKCGTSTPILQMSEKTWNFSFGKYLEIIFWSNKNSMSDIGNCNHNFTKDHVKYFAYNDLVVRLEYSDLEVYELITPPRVITWKSDSDIKMKVELYYQILEKINSFYESVTERINRIKLDSIPIEKLSDAEKCLGSLSDRVNEEKKSLFESLDTIYRKYSGDQHLQLNKALKAVYDKAITWDSEFTKFAQHFLPSENDVSKITSNQLKKILNKPPKEEISRSISRDNSPNTIHKNILNETIHGDNFLDIPGRNEDEIPPESYPDNSTWHDCTPNPESTIEINDLVESPETSSDKIKLNEGSKSLPQSFGSSEIPISAQTKSKSEGNCNSNQPSLMKENIKETKVEQLAQFFNQLHLDAISKEFELQRELERLQLNRNKYKINRLHSSTPIAEIYKDVQDAVEEPLHSNDVNTPENNSLRSLKRKSVTPSVTQSALGQNLENELENSIHLWNESLLHNGSPRISNSSESARPNLYTKLGEKLVESQNPHDGLEQTKNDTNVQPEKSLLMKTLKTFWADRSASLWKPLEYPLLPTEHIFADNDVIIREDEPSSFISFCLSTADHKSKMAYLHNWDPQLKNNNIDEIYIGEVKEDSESSINTEYKQGELSEGKSLILDNPHSLKSNSVHDHISTFSKMTGEMKKQSSKDTTADEKGNLETVMTKKTAVHLRYQFEEGETVMSCKIFFAEQFEAFRRRCGCHENFIQSLSRCIKWDSNGGKSGSGFLKTLDDRFIIKELSHMELDAFIKFAPSYFEYMAQAMFHDLPTALAKVFGFYQIQVKSTTTGSKSYKMDVIIMENLFYKRKTSRIFDLKGSMRNRHVEQTGKENEVLLDENMIEYIYESPIHVREYDKKLLRASLWNDTLFLAKMNVMDYSLVIGIDNDGCTLTVGIIDFIRTFTWDKKLESWVKEKGLVGGGSTKLPTVVTPKQYKNRFREAMERYILMVPDPWYRQE from the coding sequence ATGAACGAGGAAGATGGTGAAGAAAAGCTGGTCTCCTTTGGTAATAAATCAGGAGCTATAGGTCCTGTAATTCCCCATCCTCAAGACAGGAAAATTGTATCGGAATTTTTACCAGTTCAAGTTTTGCAACCAAAAACCACCACAGATTTAGACACAAACCCGGTCCTAAGTAATATATCAGTTCCAAAACAGATTAATATCGATATGGATATTGATTCTCCAATTGTTGAAAACAGCATTCTACCTTTTCAAGAACAGGTCAATCCTACGGTAAACTTCGAAAATTCTACAAATGATATTACAAATCCTAAACCTCAAGCTAGTTTATATAGTAATGCATCGCAGTCTCTGACAGAACATGGTAGTAGCATTCTCAACTTGCAAATACCTCTACAGACTGATATCATTATACCAAGTTCCGAATCAAACGTTTCCATCCCAGCCGCCCATACAATGACGAATTCAATACAAGTAGATTCTCCCACAAAAAGACTGACTCCATTGACCGTTGATCTATTTGAGCAGCAAGGTACTAAGAATATTAACATAAAcatgaatatgaataatgaTTCCTCGATTGATTTGAATAGAAAATTCCCTAATTCTAAAGATAGTCTATCGATTAGTCCTAATGGTTATggaaaatctttaaaattttcccTAAATAGTGATGCAAACAAAATTAGATCTAGTATTTATGAATCTAAATCCACAGTCAAGGCAATCCCAATAAGGAAATCTAGTGGAACATTTAAACAGCATCATATGGAAAACGAGGATTCGGCCTCTACAAGAAGTACCCCTTCCTCCATGACTGCCTCTCTATCTAGaagttttttatttgcatTTTACAATACAAATAGGCAAAAGAATAAGAAGCAGGCTGgtatattatcaaaagaatattGGATGAAAGATGAGAGTGCAAAAGAATGTTTCTCATGCGCAAAGACTTTTAATACTTTCCGAAGAAAGCATCATTGCAGAATGTGTGGTCAAATTTTCTGTTCTGCTTGTACTTTATTAATGACAGGTGAAAAGTTTGGGTATAATGGTAAAATGAGAGTATGTTATAATTGTAGCAAGAATATTGAAAACTATCAGGATTCAAGTGACGATGAGGAGGATATTTCTTATGCGGCTGACAAAATTAGTCAATCAGGAAACATAGAAAATACGTCGCATAGTATACCACAAGGTACTCCAGAAATACCGCAGGATGACAGAAATGGTTTGAACTCTAACATAGGGCGTAGTCTAAATACAGGAAATCCAGAGTTAGAACAGCTCCAACAGAAGATACTGCTTCTACAGGACGATGATGTCCACAGCATTATTACTTCTGGAGATGACTcgaaattatttattcaaacaccaccaccacctcCAAGAATGACAATACCTGCAACTAAGCAAGGTGGTTCACTTGAGATTTTTTTCGATAATTCGTCTGTCTCAATGGGTAAAAATCTAAGCCAACAATCTATTCTATCAGGAATTGGAATCCGTGACAGGTATACTCTCCGAGATATCGATTTAATTCAAACTAGTCCTCAGTTTCAATTCCATGCTGATGATCAGTCAGTTAATAAATCTCCTCCATTTCAAAATCGTACTAAAAAGCGTGCAAGTATGAACTCCCTAAGAAGATCGATTTTCAATTATGTTGGAAATAATACTAggcaatattttgaaaattctcCCCCTAATTATGCTGCTGACTCTataattggaaatattaatagaaaGAATTTTAAGTTTGAATTTAACTATATGCCTAAGAACACCCAGAATCCTTTGTCTCATGAAAGTTCTTCTGAAACTGTACTATCTCTTCCTCAAAAGGAAAGCTCGAATAATACTGAATCACAAAATACATTTAATGAACATATTGATTCATCTGAAGATGAAGGATCAATGTCTATATATTCTTCATTGCATGATATTTCACATTCAGATAATCCAATACGGTCTATGAGAAATTCCAGCAGATCATCTCAAAGAGCCCAAGCATCTCTACAAAGAATGAGAACTAGAAGAAAGAGTAGGAGTAAGGGGGCATCAAATTCATCCCTATCTGCGTATAGGAATTTTCAAACGTTCACTCACAGTACTCCGAATCTTATATCTGTTGTTTCAGATGATGACCACTATAAATTTAGTCATACAAGTCCAACTAAAATACCAGGTAAAGTTGGAAATGGAAATATCTTTAGAAGACTATCTAGTATGTCTGGTGTAAAGTACTCCAAAGAAGCAGTGCATGAATTAAATGAGGTTGCCTTGTTACATatgaattctttattagaaCAAGTATTAGGTGACCAAGATCTATTAGATACACAAACCTGGGTTACCTTGCTTACtcaacttttaaaaaaagttcaAACTATTGAACTGACtactaaatatttaaatacacTAGATTTTAGACAGACATTTGTTAAGATAAAACGAATACCTGGTGGTTCTATTTCTGACTGTGAATATATTCAAGGGGTTGTCTTTTCAAAATCGCTACCTTCAAAGACAATGCCTAAATATGTGGCTAATCCACGAATTCTGTTAATCATGTTTCCATTAGAgtatcaaaaaaatgaaaatcaatttttaagTTTAAGGACTGTTTTCGATCAAGAAAAAGAGTATTTAGACAAACTAGTATTAAGGTTAACTTCATTGTCTCCtgatataatatttgtCGGTGCAAACGTTAGTGGTTATGCTTTAGATTTATTGGATAAAGCAGGCGTTGTAGTTCAATATGGGATCAAACCTCAAGTAATGGAGCGCATTGCAAGAGTAACCGAGTCAGATATCGCAATTtctattgataaattagcAGCAAATGTTAAAATGGGAGAATGTGAATCTTTTGAAGTGaaatcttttatatatgGTAATGTTTGTAAGACTTACACATTCTTAAGAGGCTGCAATGGAAGTCTTGGAAGTACAATTTTACTCAGAGGTGCAGCAAATGATGTACTCCGAAAAATCAAAGATGTTACTGAATTTATGGTTTACGCAGTATTTTCTCTAAAACTTGAAAGctcatttttcaatgataACTTCATCCATTTGTCTACTGATTTCTATCTCAGAGAGAAAATAGGCGAGCACTCTCTAATATCATCTGGATACTTTTCTGATTTTCTGGACCAATTTAATAGAAGAATTTTATCGGTCTCACCATCTGTAGAGTTTCCAATTCCATATTTACTACAAAAAGCAAGAACATTAGAATTGCAAGTACTTGATAAGAAACATGCATTTACTAAATATATGAAAGATACGTCCTTTTCTCCAGATATTTTACCACACTCAGTATCCCAATTAGGAATTGCTTCAACTTTGACACAAAgtgaaattaaatatttagtaAAGTTTATGCAtcaaaaagaattagaattccTAGAGCTAGAGTTTGAAAGGAGAAGTCACCAATGGGAAGTATCATATTCGCTCTCCAATAATATGCTAGGTACGGGGTCACATCAAAGTATTACGGTTCTGTATTCAATGGTTTCAAAGAAAACTGCTACACCTTGCACAGGTCCTCAAATAGTGACAATCGATTATTTTTGGGACAGTGATATATCAATTGGCCAATTCATTGAGAATGTTGTTGGCACCGCAACGTATCCATGCCGCCAAGGATGTGATTGTTTGTTAATAGATCACTACAGAAGCTATGTTCATGGATCCGGTAAAGTTGATGTTCTAATTGAAAAGTTTCAAACCAGAATTCCGAGATTAGCTGATATTATACTTACTTGGAGTTATTGTAAAAAATGTGGAACATCAACGCCAATACTGCAAATGAGTGAAAAAACttggaatttttcttttgggAAATATCTAGAAATCATTTTCTGGAGTAACAAGAATAGTATGAGCGATATTGGAAATTGTAACCACAATTTTACCAAAGATCatgttaaatattttgcatACAACGACCTTGTTGTTCGTCTGGAATATTCAGATCTTGAAGTATATGAATTAATTACTCCCCCAAGGGTAATAACTTGGAAATCTGATAGCGATATTAAGATGAAGGTAGAGCtctattatcaaattttggAAAAGATTAACAGCTTCTATGAAAGCGTTACGGAAAGAATAAACCGTATTAAACTCGATAGCATTCCAATTGAAAAACTGAGCGATGCAGAAAAATGCTTAGGATCATTAAGCGACAGAGTTAACGAAGAGAAGAAGtctttatttgaatctttAGATACTATATACCGCAAATATTCTGGAGACCAGCATCTCCAGTTGAATAAAGCTTTAAAAGCAGTTTATGATAAGGCCATAACCTGGGATTCTGAATTTACCAAGTTTGCACAACACTTCCTTCCATCTGAAAATGATGTCTCAAAAATTACATCAAATCAgcttaaaaaaatattaaataagcCACcgaaagaagaaatttctAGATCAATTTCAAGGGATAATAGCCCAAATACAATtcataaaaatattctaaatgAAACAATACATGGAGATAATTTCTTAGATATTCCAGGCAGGAACGAAGATGAAATTCCACCAGAAAGCTATCCGGATAATTCAACATGGCATGACTGCACACCTAATCCTGAGTCTACGATTGAAATTAACGACCTAGTTGAAAGCCCAGAAACAAGTTCtgataaaataaagttgAATGAAGGTTCCAAATCACTCCCTCAATCCTTTGGATCCTCTGAAATACCTATATCAGCACAAACTAAATCTAAGAGTGAAGGAAATTGCAACTCAAATCAGCCGTCTTTGATGAAGGAGAACATCAAAGAAACAAAAGTGGAACAGTTGGCTCAGTTTTTTAACCAATTGCACTTGGATGCTATTtctaaagaatttgaacTTCAAAGGGAATTAGAACGGCTTCAATTAAATcgaaataaatataaaattaataggTTGCACTCATCTACGCCGATTGCTGAGATATACAAGGATGTACAAGATGCAGTAGAAGAGCCTTTACACTCAAATGATGTGAATACACCAGAAAATAACTCTCTACGaagtttaaaaagaaagtcAGTAACTCCATCTGTCACACAGAGTGCTTTGGGCCAAAACTTGGAGAACGAATTAGAGAATTCCATTCATCTTTGGAATGAATCATTACTTCATAATGGTTCACCTCGAATCAGTAATTCATCAGAATCAGCTCGACCAAACTTATATACAAAATTGGGAGAAAAGTTAGTCGAGTCACAAAATCCGCACGATGGCTTGGAACAAACGAAGAATGATACAAATGTCCAACCTGAAAAGTCATTATTGATGAAAACATTAAAAACGTTTTGGGCAGATCGTTCTGCATCTTTATGGAAACCACTAGAATATCCACTTCTTCCAACTGAGCATATTTTCGCAGATAATGATGTTATAATAAGAGAAGATGAGCCCAGCTCtttcatttcattttgtTTAAGCACTGCAGATCACAAAAGTAAGATGGCATACCTACATAATTGGGACCCtcaattgaagaataataatattgatgaaatatatattggCGAAGTAAAAGAAGATTCGGAGTCATCAATCAATACAGAGTATAAGCAAGGAGAACTTTCAGAGGGCAAGTCTTTGATCCTTGATAACCCCCATTCATTAAAATCGAATAGTGTTCATGATCATATAAGCACGTTTTCAAAAATGACTGGTGAAATGAAAAAGCAATCATCGAAAGATACAACAGCAGATGAAAAGGGTAATTTAGAAACAGTCATGACTAAAAAAACTGCAGTTCATTTAAGATATCAATTTGAAGAAGGTGAGACAGTTATGTCatgtaaaattttttttgcagAACAGTTTGAAGCGTTTAGAAGAAGATGTGGTTGCCATGaaaatttcattcaaaGTTTATCACGATGTATTAAATGGGATTCTAATGGGGGTAAAAGTGGTAGTGGTTTTTTGAAAACTTTAGATGACCGgtttataataaaagaactTTCCCATATGGAATTGGATGcgtttattaaatttgcTCCAAGCTATTTTGAGTATATGGCGCAGGCAATGTTCCATGATTTACCTACTGCATTAGCTAAGGTATTTGGATTTTATCAGATTCAGGTTAAAAGTACTACTACCGGATCGAAGAGTTATAAAATGgatgttattattatggaGAATCTGTtttacaaaagaaaaacatcaagaatttttgatttaaaaggTTCGATGAGAAATCGGCATGTTGAACAAACAGgtaaagaaaatgaagttttattagatgaaaACATGATTGAGTATATTTATGAATCGCCAATACATGTACGCGAgtatgataaaaaattgttacGTGCTTCTTTGTGGAATgatactttatttttggcAAAAATGAACGTAATGGATTATTCTTTAGTTATTGgtattgataatgatggTTGTACCCTAACTGTTGgtataattgattttattagGACATTTACTTGGGATAAAAAGCTTGAAAGTTGggtaaaagaaaaaggaCTTGTAGGTGGTGGTAGTACAAAATTACCTACAGTAGTTACACcaaaacaatataaaaatagatttaGAGAAGCCATGgaaagatatattttaatggtTCCTGATCCTTGGTATAGGCAAGAATAA
- the TBLA0A10160 gene encoding uncharacterized protein (similar to Saccharomyces cerevisiae YFR018C; ancestral locus Anc_1.361), whose translation MLMMFPTVYAPLLIFLSVLRAVGAETTDPLYLNFHNLYLDESLSLTPQNMTCHKNSSSTDISNGPNLLLPFNRTRIPSSSGSIYIQNYIKKYYKTNLTSPWNVEIDSFVEKNHTFTNLAFTLGGAASQYIVLAAHYDSKIEPEGFIGGIDSATPCAILMYISKFMDHFYLNSSSNIDANLANKDIGLKIVFFDGEEALKQWGPNDSIYGSKHLAKRWINNGVMEKVSLFVLLDLLGSADKSIIPSYFSSTNSNYRLLNDIENEFNSQFKSYNNTKYFNPQELRFQNFNRIVIEDDHIPFVENDVNVLHLIPVPFPKVWHTIDDNFHNLDQDNIKKWAIILTKFTLESLMGNPDQTYNSAFSSSNNTSE comes from the coding sequence ATGCTTATGATGTTTCCGACGGTATACGCTCcattattgatttttctATCGGTATTGAGGGCCGTAGGAGCTGAAACTACAGACCCTCTTTATCTTAATTTTCATAACCTATATCTAGATGAATCTCTTTCATTAACACCGCAAAATATGACATGTCATAAAAACTCATCCAGCACAGATATTTCCAATGGCCCAAATTTGTTACTACCGTTTAATAGAACAAGGATTCCATCAAGCTCGGGCTCTATATATatccaaaattatattaaaaaatattataaaactAATTTAACATCTCCTTGGAATGTTGAAATTGATTCGTTCGTGGAGAAAAACCACACTTTTACAAATTTAGCCTTTACATTGGGTGGTGCAGCCAGCCAATATATCGTATTAGCAGCTCATTATGATTCTAAAATCGAGCCGGAAGGATTTATTGGTGGTATTGATAGTGCGACCCCTTGCGCTATTTTAATGTACATTTCTAAGTTTATGGACCATTTTTACTTGAATTCTTCTTCGAATATAGATGCGAATTTAGCAAATAAAGATATCGGATTAAAAATAGTATTCTTTGATGGCGAGGAAGCTTTGAAGCAATGGGGTCCTAATGATTCAATTTATGGCTCAAAACACCTTGCAAAAAGATGGATCAATAATGGAGTTATGGAAAAAGTTAGCCTATTCGTTCTTCTAGATTTGCTTGGAAGTGCtgataaatcaattatcCCCAGTTATTTTAGTTCCACAAACAGTAATTAtagattattaaatgatattgaaaatgagTTTAATAGTCAATTTAAGTCTTACAATAAcactaaatattttaaccCACAGGAACTgagatttcaaaattttaacaGAATCGTAATTGAAGATGATCATATTCCATTTGTAGAAAATGACGTTAATGTGCTACATTTAATCCCAGTTCCATTTCCAAAAGTATGGCATACTATTGATGACAATTTCCATAATTTGGATCAGgataatatcaaaaaatggGCCATTATACTTACAAAGTTTACTTTAGAGTCATTAATGGGAAATCCGGATCAAACTTATAATTCTGCATTTTCTAGTAGCAATAATACTTcagaataa